The genomic region CCTGTGGTaaagcctctgattggctgttcggGAGGCTGTTGCATCCCAGCGAGGATGCCTGGGAGCTCCTCTGTGGGGAGGCGAACAGCTCCCCTCTGTAAACATATTAACAGGTACAAATGTGACGCTCTGGGACGTCTGGCAGACTGACGACATAAATAGGTGCCAATATTCAAatctatttaaataaactgtggcTAACAGCAGACCTTTTGTCTTGTCATGCAAACAGCACAGCTCTCTAAACTGTTAACTGAACTGTGAACTGCAACAAATAAGTGCTAATAAGCATTTTCATATAAAGACTAAATCTGAAATAGTTTCCCAAATTAACACTGCTGCAGAGGACATTTTGTGAAACAGACACACTTTGTCAAAGCAGGAGGACAAAAACTATCTAACGCTCCTCATGTCCCCAGAGAATATGCAAAAAATAACCATCCCACCTCCAGACTCCAAAAGTaggtctctctctttctgtctctctcacacacacacacacacacacacacacacacacacacgcagccaaAGTGGACCTATTTCTGTCTCCTAAAATACATTACAGCAGGGGAGAGCTATTCATACTTCGCCTGGTCAAACGGTCAGACTGTGGACGCTCCACAGAAAACTGTTCACTCTACATTAATTTCCTGTGTGTTCAATACCCAGACTACCACACTATACAGTACGCCAGAAAGAGATTTAGCATGTCCCAacacatagtatgtcaaatgcagtgtgccaaaaataccaggatgttctgcTACATCTGATCTGATTTTGCAGTCTGCAAACCAGCATGCTTTACTgtgttctgacccacaatcctctgttGCAAACAGATAACAGCTgaatgacagctgtcagaagtcacaatgacagatgacagggcattcaagtaactgatgaccagtcgaatagtaataacaggaatattaattgtttaagtgaacaaaatagtcataaatattacaaacaacaaaaggacagaactataaaaataacaataacagagatctgcagatgtaatttcaccgTCACAAATATAACATGTCAGACTCTACagtctgtgcagttataactttaaattTAAACTACATACACTGCAAAAAGCTCTCTGGGTTGATCTTCGTCTCTGGTGAACTCACTAAGTggcgtttgttttatctccaaggtaacagatataaaagcaaCAAGGTCAAAGTACAGGGTGTGACGTTATGAGACAGCAGTCTGTCTCTATTGTGTGCagactgcatgcaacagtacaaaCATTTTAAGAGCAGCTGCAGgtcctactaaaagtaaaaagtatgtgattcgtgatctcctgtggaaaattcacacaggtcttcaggaCACGCGCCTCGTCAGTTTCaagcggcacagtgcagcagtgagagcgccgcagttcagtttaacacggacaattaacaactttctccttctctcttttgatgtgtgtgcgtgaatgattaaggtgagaagctgcccatgtttcactttctcacatcgcccaagccgtttgtgcgctgctgatgttacGCGATGTCAATCATGCGGCGCAGCGTAAATTTGACCGGTGTTTTAAATCgtcatattttagactgaccggcCGGTCGAAGGTCACGGCCAATCACGTGAAAACCGGCCCGATTCCGAGCACGAATGGTTAATCGATGCAAGTCTATTTAAATCCTACACATGGCAGCTTTAACACACTACACTGCAAAGCTAACAGAAGTGGGACAATGCTGTTGTCAGCATAAGGCAGACTTCTCCCCTGGTACCTGTTATAGATTACATTCAGTCTCACAGGACCAGGAGGATATTTACTTTCTGTACATCTGGAGACAACATTTGGTTCACCTCCATCCCTGGTTTTTAAGCTGATAGCCACACGGTTTGTTTACGTGGCGCAACAGAGGTGCATATTTAATGGTTTCAGCGTGGAGAGAGAGCTCCCGTGTTACCTGATGTGACGCATTAGTCAGACGCTAGTTCTCTGTTGGGACACGGTGTCATGCTGCTGAGTCAAATGGGACACCTGGTAAAATTCGGTATACTGGTCCGGTccagtgtttggcttaatatcGAAGGCCTAACACTACATTAAACTCGTAGATGATCTCCTGTACTGTAGCGGTGAGCGTGCTtacctgacaggtgtggtgTTGCCTCCAGCCTGACTGTCCTCCCTggcctcctgctgtctgtgcacCTGCCTGACTCGACTGAACACCGACGGGCTGCTGGGACACGAAACATGACTTTCAGTTGGACTTTAAATTATTCTCCATAATTCTGCCTGTGGATCATCTGACAGGACACTCAAACACATCTACAAATGTCTCACTGTGTCGGTGCCATTGTGTGAGAGGTGTCGAGGCTGAACAACGTCCTTCACTGTGTTTCATCCGCTAAAGGCTGAATGAAAGGCAGCGACACACTTCTGAAAGAATTCAGCTACTGTGCATGAAGTGAGAGTGCCGGGTTACCTGGTTACAGCCTTGGCAACGGTGGTAACCTTGACAACAGATCCATCCTCCTCTGATAGTGCTGGCTCTGAGGGATAGAAATTACATATGTATTACTGAGAGGTCAATGAGTGCGCCCAGCGACACTCCGCAGTAGAAGCCTACGCCCAGGGTCGAGTGTGACAGAACGAGGGAGGAGCAGCTCTTACTCTGCAGGCTGAAGCGTTCCGAGCTGCCCTCCTCCACGGGGGTCACCAGCTTCATCCTCAAACTCAGCTTCCCGTCTCCCTTTTCCGTCGTGTCGTCCCCGCTCTCCCCCGATACGATGTCACTGGCCGCCATCGCCCCGTCTGCAGAGACATCACCCGCCACACCGGACTTTTCAGAGAAGGAAGTGATctctgcagaagaagaagaaactcgACATCAGATCACGTCACAATACTTAACATTTCTACAGCTCCGGTTTGTCCGACCCACCGATGGGAGTGCTGTGTCTCAGCGTCTGCTTCAGCTGGTTGATTAGAGGGGGCGTGGCACCGACAGCAGGACCAATCAGCTCCCCTTCTTTAGGAAGTGTGAAGTGAAACGAAATTTCTGTCGTAAAAAAGCAGAATTAGAATCAGATCTACTCGAGTGCATCGTTCAGAGATGTGTCTCTCACTCCTCAGCCTTGGTATTTGCTATGTAACGTTTTGATGACGTGTGTACAACCCACCGCAggagatttttaaaaagagctgctagcagttagcggctaactcaaagacaaaggtgtatgttatatgtcacactagaggcatcaATTCAAAGGTGACATGAAGGTGGGACTTCGGAGCAGCGTTGTAgcaccatctctgtgtaaaaagggctgtaCAGTATATCAGCTTACCTCCCGAGCTGTCACTCAGGCTCTTGTCTTTGAGGCCCTCTGGTTCAGGCCCCGCCTTCTCAGTCTGGGAGAGCCTATCAGGAGCCGTGTGTAACTTCTTTGTCTGGGACTCATGGCCATTAGTGGAGACGGACACTTTGTCCCTGATTGGCTGGGAGCTGTTGGTCTTTGACTGTGATGTCACATCTTTCTGAGGAAGCTGCGAGTCTCTGTCGCTGTCTGTGATGACGATGACGCTGTCCTCCCCTCTGtcttcactctcctcctccatggGCTCCGGAGACTGCACCTGGCTCTGAGAGAGGGCCAGGGCCATTGCTGAGGCCCCGCCTCCCATTGtgctctccccctcctcctcctcatcctcctccatcaccaccacctcctcatcTACTTcactctgcttcactttatctgTTTGACTGTTACCAACGACTCCACTCTTCTGTGAAGATGATTTTATGGACGGACTCTTCGCAgtgtctccctccttcctcGAGTCTACAGAAGTCTTCGTCACGTCCACAGGAGACGTCTGACAGATCATAGACTGTGAGGGCAGACTGTGGGGTGTGGTGTCCGGTGGGGTCTCCTGCACGCAGCTGTTCACAGTCACATCAGAGGCATCGAGCTTTGTTTGAGAGCAGGACACCACGTCAGCGGCGCTCGCCTCTTTGCTCTCACTCTTACTGTCTTTTACATTCACATTTTCTACATTCAGAGAAGTCTTTTTGTGCACATCAGACTTCTGTGACAGACTGGACGGCTCGTTCCTGGCACATTCGCTGTGATGCTTTGGTGACTCAGCAGAGGTGGAAGCTTTGGAGCTGGTTGCAGTTTGTGATTCTGAAGGGACGCCATTGCTCTCGCTCCTCTGATGTGAAATCACAGAGTCGCTGGTGTCGACGCCGGGTGGCTCTTCCAGTTCCTCGATCTGTGTGGCCTGACTGTCCTCCTCAATCTGTGCTGAGGCCTTCTGAACCTGGCTGCTGCTCTGCGTATTCACAGAGAGCTGCAAAGGCAAAGTGAAAGCAGctgactccagctgctgagACTGCGTCTCACGCGGCGACAATACTGTCTTCTTATCTGACTGCTGTGGGGCGTCCTGACTCTGCGTCGGGACAAACACGTCCTgaggaaacagaagaaaacacacacatagaataTCATGAAATGAAAGGTTTATCATCGATTAAcctgtggattattttttacaatTAACTGTTTAACTTGCCTAAAAGATCTTCAAAAATAGTAACGTATAACTCCTTTAATTTCCCAGAGCCTAAAGTGATGTCGTCAATTAAAGATATTCCAAAATTCTTATTTTGGAATATCTTTAAGTGCAGCAGTTTTCCTTCGTACATGATTTAAAGCTGCTCAgattccaacacacacacacagaacatgaTTTCATGACACCACCATATCTTAACATAGCAAACAGCGGTTTGCTgatatattaatgctctgaatgtcacatacagaagatctaactgaatatctttgggttctGGGAAACTGTGAGGGTCAATATTCTCTGTTTTCTGACACCTTAATCAACAATAACTGATTAATCTAAAACTCAGTGATGAGTcattaaaaatgagaaaagaaaagtaatACATACATGAGAGAACTCTGGCTGGGACGGTAAAGAGAGAGTTCGCTCTAACACAAAACCAGGGGAATTCTGGGATACAGGTGTAGAGGCAGATGGGTGTGGCTTAGAGGCAGCTTCTGTTTCCATCGGCTCATCTTTCTCTCCTGCTCGGTCCTCTGGGGGCAGCGAAGTATCCATCGGTTCATCAGCACctgacaaagcaaacacattttagttCTGTTCGCCGGCTGACTCTCAGTTCAGATTCATAAAAGGAGATTAAATCAGTCACCGTCTTCGTTCTCGGTCGGTGAGCTGGGGACTATTAAAGGGGTGTGGCTAAAGTTGTCCTGGGTCGGGGCGACGTAGTCAACAGAGCTCCTGGAAGAAAGGAGAGTTTCAGGTTATTGTCTCTGTTCTGCTCGTGTGTGGAGAGGTGAACTTCATATGACAGCACTGTTGTGACTTACTGGGACAGACTTTCCTGCACCAGTGTTCCCTGTCCAGACAGATGCAGCAGTCGCAGGGTGTGAGCCGGCGTCGGGGTGGGGTGACCCTGCTGTTCCGGCTCTGACACTGTGCTGTCCACTGCAGCACCTGCGAGCAGCACAAAGAGATAACATGAGGGAGGAAAAGACAGCAGTCCAACGTCCAGCTGGTAtaaatcacttcctgtgtggCTGTAAAACAGAACGAATCTCTCTCCTGTTACCTGCAACCTTTAAAACATCACACAGGCCGGCACGTGCATGGATGTACCTGTCTTGTCAACATCAAACATGTCCTCCTGTGAGGACAGGATCTGGCAGTCCTGCTGGTCCTTCTCTCCAGAGGCCTGGAGGTTCTGTGAGTGCAGCAGAGCCTGGACGCTCAGCTGCCTCCCTGACTGACCCGGAGACTCCAACGAGCTGCTGGAGCTCACCTCAGATCTggaggaggaaagaagaaaacGCTGCTCATCCCACATTGGTACGTGACCTCTGATGAACGTAGGATTTAAACACCACGTGGAGTCGTACCTCACTGCTTTGTTGTCCTGACTCTCTGAAGTCCTGGAGCTCAtgttctgctctgctgctgctgagaagACGTCACATTGACTCTTTAAACCATGTCAGTATGAATACTCCTCTGATCAGGTACTAAATAATGAACTAGCCGTCATGCTGCGTCCAGCAGGATTAGGAATTTATTTcactcctgacacacacacacacacacacacacacacacacacacactgtatacatTTCACCAGCAGCATCACAGTGCATGGTATGCTATTAGTAGTACCCCTGAAGCAGGTAAAAATGTGCTGCCTCGACAATCGTCATTGCAGCCCTCTttataattaattaatgcatCTCGAGCTGATTAAACAGCGAGCAGAGAGCCAGACAGCAAAGTGCAAATGCAACTAATATGCACCAACCTGTAGACGAgtgacaaacaaaagaaaataccaCTTCAGAGCTCCTTGTTGAGGTTTCTCCAAGTCTTTGAACTCTGAGCACCATCCCTCTAAAAGCTGGTTTCCAGTTGGCCGTAAGCTCTACACAGAGCCCACGCTGTAGCCTACGCAAGAGGCTATGCTAAAGTGTGcgtttatacttgtgcagttgtgtgtctgtgtcgctcAGCAATCTcacctccaaaacgctagtTGATGGTGGGGTTTctataaaaacagtaaagtctgtttcatttaaataacacCTAAAACACAGCTTAATGGTGAAAACAGTAGTACAAAATTgagctccattataactcacaagacTCACCCACAAATACGCCACGCTAACGTTATTAAGCCTGTGAACTGATAACATTGAAGCTTATAATTAAAGTTCCAGCTAACAACCAACTTTTTGGTTTCCCAACCTTTCTCTTTGGGGACGAAATGCTCCAAACAACGGAGCCCAAACCGGAATTTCATACAGTTATGCCACCTCgtcattctgtataaaaggtacgatcACAGAATGGGGGGGTGAGAGTTATCTCGCCTTTAATACAGCaacagaggtagtaacagcactgacacaatgtctgtataaacggGACAGCCTGCAGGACACGGTCATGGACaacacaggtgtgatgttttgacaacaTGTTTAAATATGACCCACcacgggagatttaaaaagtagcttgGATGATTGAGTGACCTGTAGGTGACCTGTAAGTATCTGCATTTGTTGAGTTTCTCATTGAGgattttccttttatttgtcACCCGTCAGCAGATTCAAACTGAGTTTCTTAAATCACCCCGGAGCCCGGCCTGACTGCAGTCTTTTACAGGTGGTATCATTTGAGATGTTCAGGTCATGGTCTCTGCATCAATTCAAAGGAGAGAAGAGGCCTTAATAACCACAACATACAAAAGGAGCACAAAGAAAATCAGTGTCTATAAATAAAAGTGTTAATACCTAATTTGGTGCGTCTCTCGCTGTCTGGCTGAGGTCTGATGTCTTCTTCCTCCTGACTGTTCTCTGCTTCACCACGTAGATCCTGACTCTGAGAGAGCTCCAGAAAACCGAACTGAGAGGTTccccctgaaacacacacacacacacacacacagacgtcactcacacacacggtGATATATAATCCTATACAGGTATGATACAGGACGTTACTCTGCTCCCACCCTCAGACTGAACGCAGTGTGTGGTGGAATCAGCTCCAGAGTCCATCTCAGTGTCTTCTGCTGCACATCTGCAtgaacagagtgaaaacattgtgtCACCATCTGCAGCgaagcatcatcatcatcatcatcatcagtgaaaATGTTCAGTCACCACGTACTTTTTCTTGTTGGGAGGAGAGCAGATGTTTATGACCTGACTTTCCTCCTGGAACGCTGAGCTGGGGTCAGCCGCCATGAGAACGCCTGAATAAAGAAAACAGGATTATTTACTGTTTCTGTTCACCACAGGATGAAGGCCCTCACACACAGGGGCCATTAAATCACATGCCAATATATTTTTTAGAAACATCCACTCTGAAAAAGGGACGTGACTTTTTTTCCAGAACAAGGTTGATTTTTCTGAGCTTTTGCACCCTGACTAAAAGCATCGACAGGCCTGTCACGGTAATTACACTGATTATAGCTAACGGGCCGTCCATCCCCAGGAGCCGACTGCAGCACACTGATTACGAAAGTAACTTCAGTATTCCTATAATTTAGCTAAGCTTGTCTAGTAGTCGCAAGAGGCatcacttgtttgttttttattggccAAATTGAGTATTAAGTCTCAAATGAGTCATTTTGGGCTTCTCGTTTAAAGATACTATAaccttatatatatatatactttattgtatttattaacaGGTggtaattaaatataaaataaaatattaaatataattaaaataaatatacgTATActttagggctgtcaaaataatgcGTTAATAAaccacaggaaaaaaataatgcgttaaaaaaattaaactgattAATCACGTtctgtggtgccctttgacccggtgCGTCATTGAAGGCGACAgtgtctttgtcacatgatggaggcagacgagacgacGCTGCTCGGCCCCGtgtggaacatttacatttaagcaACAGCCAGatgaactgttgataggagcactgttCTCTGCAGGTTCTGCAGGAAGGAATTTTTGTACCATCGGAGAACTTCagtctgaaatatcacctcaacacaaaacatttagCAGCGAACCAGGAGGTcagagctagcacagcctctgatgctaacgctagcagccagcctcgtcaCGCCACACTGGACCAGGTGTTCAAGCTGAGTCAGTCTACCTgtgactgactcactgactctcttgcagaccagtttgggtggtcgaggacagggggacaactgtttccaacatccagcagctttactacgacTCTTCTGACAACATTCATTGGAACTGAaaattttaaatactttcacagcaaaaaataaTGTATGCGATTAATTAAGatgaattaatcacagagcatgtataagtttatttcttttactcgCTTGACAGCCTTCGAgtatgttaatttttttcataCTCTAAATCCAATGTCTGAATATTCCTATGAATTTAAACTACACTGCTCTTTAAAAGGGGgtacttgcattattatgctattGAATTATCATTATATCAGCAGCATTAAATGGTCTCAAAACAACAATATCATTTCTTGCAATTATTTCTTGACATATCATCGAACAAAAGAAGTTATCGTGACACGCCGAGACATAAACCGATCACGTCgtgcagaacaacaacaacgtgGAGGATATGCAGTCATAAGCAAGATGAAAAACGTTATTACTCTATTCATAAGTGAGTATTTCGCCTTTTCTTGTAGATTATTCATCACGCCTCGGGTGTGTAAAGACCTTTACGTTATATACGAGTACATGTTGAtccatgtcattaaaaaagcactGACCGGGTTCAGCTTGGTTGTTGTTCTGGgagctctctgattggctgtcacTCTGAGAGTATCTGCTTCCCAGTGGTGAGGATATCAGCTCCTGGAGACAGAAAATATCACTGTTGTCACAaagcaaaaaatgtaaaacaaatcaaattaaTTCAAACTTTAGAAAATAAGGAGGAAAAGCAAATATGATGTCATTAGTCAGGTTCCCTTTGTTGTGTCTGTgagcaaaaagagaaaaagttcAGGTACGTCTGTCGACTAAACAAACCTGTTAGAGCCTGATAATGACCGATGAAGGGTCACACTGATTTAAGGGACGTGTGAGTGCTTCGTCTCAGTCACTAAACTCCAGCCTGCTCTGCTGAAGTTCTCAACCACAACACTAACAAAGATTTCGTCATTGAAAGGTCACAGTTTGACCTCTCTGCTTCCTCACGAGAGGGGGGAGGGGCTCTGCAGAGCAAAGACTCTCACTGCAGGAGCACTGCCACCTCACAATAAGGTCATGTGAGCAGCCAGCCCCCCTCGAGCCCCTCTGTAAGGAATGTGCATGTTTATCTACATGTGTGCAGGAACCTACAGGAAACTATCTCATGTTTGTCCTCACAGTCTGAAGACAGGCAGGTTATGTGACTTAGGATCCCTCAATTTATATAATAATTGTTTGTGATTCTTGTCTTTGCCTGGTGACGGACTGGCGACTGATCAGCAACAATATAACATCAACAACAGTCTGTAAACTCGTCCTCAGTgaactctgtctctctgcatctCGCGAGAGGCTTCCTCTTCtcgggaggtgcacgtcaggctacggctctaaaaagtgttgctggagaagttgtgagtgagtgagggggCGGAGCTGTGTGGAGAATGTGACAgcggagagatgcacactggtatgtgTCATGTAACGCAGCTTGACCTATACTGATATAAACGGTTATGTCTACATTTGTatcttgttttaaaatatatcgttatatcgcccagccctggTTCACAGTGGTGAACCATGTCAGATTGTCAACAAGCTGACTGTAActaagtacttttactcaagtatcCTACTTTAGGAACAGTAAGGGGTATTTGTAATTTACTTGGGTATTTCTgttttatgctactttacacTCCTACTCTCGACTTAAGTTTGGAAGAAAATATggtactttttttctccacagcTATGAGACTACAACTTAGTGATTATTTACCCAGctaaaagattttcagtttttggtttTTTAAACACTAGGGAGGGACCTATGTTTTTCACTttggcttaaagggaaatttctgtttatttcaacctgtctcctatcgtcctaaatttgtttcaagtgactagtgacataaaaataatagttagcatgttagccgttagcctagatacagccggggcgcatagtagcgtcagacctgttaaaacgtaagtgaacgggcaaccttcaagtgcaaagttagtccactaaacaagctttttttccacaaagaccgcctNNNNNNNNNNNNNNNNNNNNNNNNNNNNNNNNNNNNNNNNNNNNNNNNNNNNNNNNNNNNNNNNNNNNNNNNNNNNNNNNNNNNNNNNNNNNNNNNNNNNNNNNNNNNNNNNNNNNNNNNNNNNNNNNNNNNNNNNNNNNNNNNNNNNNNNNNNNNNNNNNNNNNNNNNNNNNNNNNNNNNNNNNNNNNNNNNNNNNNNNNNNNNNNNNNNNNNNNNNNNNNNNNNNNNNNNNNNNNNNNNNNNNNNNNNNNNNNNNNNNNNNNNNNNNNNNNNNNNNNNNNNNNNNNNNNNNNNNNNNNNNNNNNNNNNNNNNNNNNNNNNNNNNNNNNNNNNNNNNNNNNNNNNNNNNNNNNNNNNNNNNNNNNNNNNNNNNNNNNNacttacgttttaacaggtctgacgctactatgcgccccggctgtatctaggctaacggctaacatgctaactattatttttatgtcactagtcacttgaaacaaatttaggacgataggagacaggttgaaataaaccaaaatttccctttaagagaggGGCATGCACGTTGAAATGGctgtattttctatttataCTACTGAAAACAGGCCGTCCAAACCCACAGGCCTCtctaaaactcaccaaaattacaccatttatcacagccagaaactataaaaacacaaattatcaGGGATGCATGATATCGTCACATCATCGGTATCAgccaatatcagctttaaaatgaactgtcagaatcagccaacatgctttttattattttgcacaataaaagaatattacatacattgaacagtactgtatttcatgtctccatctgtttaatatgatgttaattcaactacagaagagacttgatgatcactgaaaTTAGGTCGGGGAAAAAAGCAGACATATCGATATCAGTAATCAGCAAAATAAGCTGATATATATCGGTATATCAGATATCTGCAAAAAGACCAATACCGTGCATCTCTATAAATCATCAAATAGATTTTCGATGTGCAACTAAGCTTCCATCAGATGAAAAAAACCATAAACAAATCtaagcttaaaatagtgatacttaatcaaaatcactttattctaagtctcatttaaaatgaaatgcatgAAGTAACCAACATGTTCGACAAGAGTGACAAAACCACAGCGTTGTTCagctccaggatttcatcttcatcttctcattttcaaacatcaaagggaaagttttaaaaatctaataactaatcTATGTTACGAGGGTCATGTATGTTCTGCCAATCACTCAAGGAGAAACATCTGTAACCTCAGGGAGggtcaaaacaaacactgataaACAACAAAGTCCCACCCAGCagccccctcctctgataagtggagaacagtccctaacatGGGGCTTCTTTCTGCAGACTGAGAACTTTAACTTCTAATACTGGAAGTAAAGTTTGATGATCATACTTATGTAATTTATCTTGGCTCAGATTTGGATGCAAGGTTTTTACTTGTAACGTCACTgatgtatttttacactgaGGTATCGATCCTTCTACTTAAATAagggatctgaatacttcctccactgGTGCAGGTGattgtgctgttgtttttctcataGCCGTGGTGAACCTGTTTTCTTATGTTACTTGGGGAGCAGGATGAGTTTGCAGCTTACCAGGACGGGGCTGCGGGCGGTGGGCTGCAGGCTGGACAGGCGCCGGGCCAGCAGAGCTCGGTAGCTGCTCTCGGGGTCGTCCTCCAGAGCGACACTGTCCGGCTGAGAGTCCTCCACGATCAGACACGGGTTCTCGGGCTgaggcaggctggagtccagTTCACTTCCGCCGGGATCCATGAGGTCAGGCCGAGGACAGGAGACGGGGTGGTTAGCTAGCCGAGCAGCAGTGAGACAACGGAGGCAGGCATGTGAGTCTACAGCCGCTGGTTGTTACCTGGagctagcatgttagctaaAGGCTAGCGGCTAACGCTTCGCCCAACAACAAAGCGTGCTGCCGCTGTTGCTGCTGCCCGCTGAGGAGACGCTGAGC from Epinephelus moara isolate mb chromosome 1, YSFRI_EMoa_1.0, whole genome shotgun sequence harbors:
- the tp53bp1 gene encoding TP53-binding protein 1 isoform X3, yielding MDPGGSELDSSLPQPENPCLIVEDSQPDSVALEDDPESSYRALLARRLSSLQPTARSPVLELISSPLGSRYSQSDSQSESSQNNNQAEPGVLMAADPSSAFQEESQVINICSPPNKKKCAAEDTEMDSGADSTTHCVQSEGGTSQFGFLELSQSQDLRGEAENSQEEEDIRPQPDSERRTKLAAEQNMSSRTSESQDNKAVRSEVSSSSSLESPGQSGRQLSVQALLHSQNLQASGEKDQQDCQILSSQEDMFDVDKTGAAVDSTVSEPEQQGHPTPTPAHTLRLLHLSGQGTLVQESLSQSSVDYVAPTQDNFSHTPLIVPSSPTENEDGADEPMDTSLPPEDRAGEKDEPMETEAASKPHPSASTPVSQNSPGFVLERTLSLPSQPEFSHDVFVPTQSQDAPQQSDKKTVLSPRETQSQQLESAAFTLPLQLSVNTQSSSQVQKASAQIEEDSQATQIEELEEPPGVDTSDSVISHQRSESNGVPSESQTATSSKASTSAESPKHHSECARNEPSSLSQKSDVHKKTSLNVENVNVKDSKSESKEASAADVVSCSQTKLDASDVTVNSCVQETPPDTTPHSLPSQSMICQTSPVDVTKTSVDSRKEGDTAKSPSIKSSSQKSGVVGNSQTDKVKQSEVDEEVVVMEEDEEEEGESTMGGGASAMALALSQSQVQSPEPMEEESEDRGEDSVIVITDSDRDSQLPQKDVTSQSKTNSSQPIRDKVSVSTNGHESQTKKLHTAPDRLSQTEKAGPEPEGLKDKSLSDSSGEISFHFTLPKEGELIGPAVGATPPLINQLKQTLRHSTPIEITSFSEKSGVAGDVSADGAMAASDIVSGESGDDTTEKGDGKLSLRMKLVTPVEEGSSERFSLQKPALSEEDGSVVKVTTVAKAVTSSPSVFSRVRQVHRQQEAREDSQAGGNTTPVRGELFASPQRSSQASSLGCNSLPNSQSEALPQEVSAAPQETTKDAPGPAEQTEERRGSPQSPETPTLNRTDGRQRIPQQAANNTITSSPSNKLRQRTVSQQTSFDAPGLRSPAGRGEPESQPFRRTTGPSHRRHVRTIQEVRTTVTRIITDVYYEDGKEVDRKVTEENEEPVVDCQVLDSDISPYRTGSSSVTSGDLADISSLSSKASSLQHSSGGTSSSGFTRPDFIMPPSRGVFRGGGVGSLQRLSAHGLPHSSSEDEPYTRMLPPRLPVSPTDGELPSHSDSLRSSPEEASSVGSSFVGLRVVAKWSSNGYFYSGRIIKDAGEGRFRLRFDDGYECEVAGKDILLCDPIPLETEVTALLEDEYFSIGVVRGHKTEGQDLFYCVERDGQKQWYNRTAVILSLEQGNKLREQHSLGPYEPSTPLAKASDISLDNLVEGKRRRRGAPGAQNTPNRSSSSSPRSPGPSGKRKLMTSEDGRAPAKRGRRGLGARAAQRVGVCNTSGSGTDLPGQSCDVMETHGPLPQNTTLFMGFAFMLTASSEVDRLTNKHTSDDEDDYVETGPYNKAYTESQLQAGGGFVLPDFNEEQCKAAYQSLLIADQHCRTRKYLLCLASGVPCVSHIWVRDCCKENKLLNYRNYLLPAGVGPDEAIVEWHPRCSPFKPLRVLLVFEKPVELWAQLITMGGGSSVRHFQADKDSSDIPAGKYDVVVTDHACPPLVEKNVTSQEVPLVSPEWIIQSVIRGERLGFHSKPQYRHDYSS